A DNA window from Strix aluco isolate bStrAlu1 chromosome 6, bStrAlu1.hap1, whole genome shotgun sequence contains the following coding sequences:
- the METTL8 gene encoding tRNA N(3)-cytidine methyltransferase METTL8, mitochondrial isoform X5, translating into MQWSQEEEENAKERAAENSLVKVHWEDQDKYEREANKYWNEFYKTHKNNFFKDRNWLFLEFPEILPEKMREELKTEERSSGHTKINSIDSFSCKNEMFEEGEKYWKKNYGGGSTSVQGYVYNKTQAKSLTDNPQGKNCGEELGRLESFPGSDASYRILEVGCGAGNSVFPILKVLCNTPGTFLYCCDFSSGAVELVKSHSSYNSAWCSAFVHDVCDDALPYPFPDEILDVILLVFVLSTIHPDRMQGVVNRLAKLLKPGGMLLFRDYGRYDTAQLRFKKGHCLSENFYVRGDGTRVYFFTKDEVWNMFNLAGLTEVQNLVDRRLQVNRKKKVKMQRVWIQSKFQKPLLLSQNNLEETTKSHPYI; encoded by the exons ataaatatgAGAGAGAAGCCAATAAATATTGGAATGAATTTTACAAGActcataaaaataactttttcaaggATCGCAATTGGCTGTTTCTGGAGTTTCCAGAAATTCTTCcagaaaaaatgagagaagagttgaaaacagaagaaagatctTCAggacacacaaaaataaatagtatTGACAGTTTTTCatgcaaaaatgaaatgtttgaggaaggagaaaaatattggaagaaaaattatGGAGGTGGTTCTACTTCTGTACAAGGATATGTATATaataaaacacaagcaaaatCTCTTACTGACAATCCTCAGGGTAAAAATTGTGGAGAAGAACTTGGCAGGCTAGAATCCTTCCCTGGTAGTGATGCCAGTTACAGAATATTAGAG GTTGGTTGTGGTGCTGGAAACAGTGTCTTTCCAATTTTGAAAGTTCTGTG caaTACACCTGGAACCTTTCTATACTGTTGTGATTTTTCTTCAGGAGCTGTGGAGCTGGTAAAG TCACATTCGTCCTACAATTCAGCCTGGTGTTCTGCCTTTGTTCATGATGTGTGTGATGATGCTTTACCCTATCCTTTTCCAGATGAGATCCTGGATGTCATTCTCCTTGTCTTTGTGCTCTCTACTATTCATCCTGACAG GATGCAAGGGGTTGTAAATAGGTTGGCTAAACTACTGAAACCTGGAGGAATGTTGTTATTTCGAGACTATGGAAGATACGATACAGCTCAACTTCGTTTTAAAAAAG GTCATTGCTTGTCAGAAAATTTTTATGTACGAGGAGATGGAACCAGAGTATATTTCTTTACCAAAG ATGAGGTATGGAACATGTTCAACTTGGCTGGATTAACTGAAGTACAGAATTTAGTTGATCGGCGATTACaagtaaacaggaagaaaaaagtgaaaatgcaaCGAGTTTGGATACAAAGCAAGTTCCAAAAACCATTGCTGCTATCTCAGAATAATCTTGAAGAAACCACCAAAAGTCACCCTTATATATAA